From Trichoderma atroviride chromosome 1, complete sequence, one genomic window encodes:
- a CDS encoding uncharacterized protein (BUSCO:EOG092D3D9K) has protein sequence MSGFGFDPYGMARHGRRPIIQRFDEYYRCYPVIMAPGSERPELNYGSKIILPPSALDKVSKLHVQWPLLMEMINGEKGKHSHAGVLEFIAEEGRAYIPQWMMVTLGLDVGDMIQIRTTSLELARMVKLQPQSVNFLEISDPKAVLEKAFRNFATLTKGDIFNFEYNDDVYDVAVLDVKPETDKMGVSMIETDVSVEFAAPVGYVEPEKKSGTSTPRSTMGGVPAGGILHSQGTMAQAINYSSIAPSVTSVPTNFLGEGQRVVKKGSKTATPKPATPVPVETTAVPKKRTGAPAPLRLSPNKLFFGYELKPLKTDAEKAQEKAPKQHFAGQGQSLRGTVKRKGDADDKSKAPDKKGPSDGNRLDGRSPR, from the exons ATG TCTGGCTTCGGCTTCGACCCCTATGGCATGGCACGCCATGGCCGACGACCCATAATCCAACGCTTCGACGAATACTACAGATGTTATCCCGTCATCATGGCGCCGGGCAGCGAGCGCCCAGAGTTGAACTACGGATCCAAGATTATTCTTCCACCATCAGCTCTTGACAAAGTCTCCAAGCTCCATGTGCAGTGGCCGCtgctgatggagatgatcAATGGCGAGAAGGGCAAGCACTCACATGCCGGAGTTTTGGAATTCATTGCCGAAGAAGGTCGCGCATATATTCCCCAGTGG ATGATGGTAACACTAGGCTTGGACGTTGGCGACATGATTCAAATTCGAACTACTTCGTTGGAGCTCGCAAGGATGGTCAAGCTTCAGCCCCAATCGGTTAATTTCCTCGAGATTAGCGATCCGAAGGCCGTATTGGAAAAAGCTTTTAGGAATTTTGCAACTTTAACAAAGGGCGATATTTTCAACTTTGAATACAACGATGACGTCTACGATGTTGCGGTTCTGGATGTTAAACCAGAGACGGACAAGATGGGCGTCAGTATGATTGAAACCGACGTATCGGTCGAGTTTGCGGCACCCGTTGGCTACGTTGAgcccgagaagaagagcggaaCAAGCACTCCACGGAGTACTATGGGAGGCGTGCCTGCCGGTGGTATCTTGCACAGTCAGGGGACCATGGCACAAGCCATCAACTACAGCTCTATCGCTCCGTCAGTGACCAGCGTGCCGACCAATTTCCTCGGAGAAGGCCAGCGAGTGGTTAAGAAAGGCAGTAAGACTGCAACACCGAAGCCCGCTACACCAGTGCCAGTGGAGACAACCGCAGTTCCTAAAAAACGAACCGGCGCCCCGGCGCCCCTTCGTCTATCTCCCAACAAGCTTTTCTTCGGATACGAGCTGAAACCGTTAAAGACGGACGCTGAGAAGGCGCAAGAGAAGGCGCCAAAACAACACTTTGCGGGTCAAGGACAAAGTTTGCGTGGAACTGTTAAGAGAAAGGGAGACGCTGATGATAAGTCCAAGGCCCCAGATAAGAAGGGACCAAGCGATGGCAACAGACTAGATGGTCGATCACCACGATAA
- a CDS encoding uncharacterized protein (EggNog:ENOG41), giving the protein MAPQEKKWDDSAERDLCMSMIYCNAESGKVRQNWPRIEEVMRGLGYTFTKDAMSQHYSKTIMKDFKTRHPDITATSLPETPSPASARKAKAAAAKADGASTPSKKRAKKSAAMVPKDEDGDDDTELDATPSKRVKKEEKVTPVKKEDKAAPVKDEEEVADATTETADDKDRAFQAWNAKGPSDEE; this is encoded by the exons aTGGCCCCTCAGGAGAAGAAGTGGGATGATTCCGCCGAGCGCGACCTCTGCATGTCCATGATTTACTGCAACGCAGAAAGCGGCAAGGTCCGTCAGAACTGGCCTCGCATCGAAGAGGTCATGAGAGGCCTTGGCTACACGTTCACCAAGGACGCAATGTC cCAGCACTACTCCAAAACCATCATGAAGGACTTCAAGACTCGCCACCCTGATATCACTGCGACCAGTCTCCCTGAGACTCCTTCGCCTGCTAGTGCTcgcaaggccaaggctgctgctgcaaaagCCGATGGCGCCAGCACCCCTTCCAAGAAGCGAGCCAAGAAGTCTGCCGCCATGGTCCCAAaggatgaagacggagaTGACGATACTGAGCTTGATGCGACTCCGAGCAAGAGAgtcaagaaggaggaaaaggtGACTCCTgttaaaaaagaagacaaggcagcTCCTgtcaaggatgaagaagaagttgctgATGCTACTACTGAGAC TGCCGACGATAAGGACAGGGCTTTCCAGGCCTGGAATGCCAAAGGCCCCTCCGACGAAGAGTAG
- a CDS encoding uncharacterized protein (EggNog:ENOG41), with translation MEAARKTIEVLGQRILPGQPHHLAFHPEWRYRPNHGDSSSFEEWHHPRLQYLTLLSEADRGVLLTKSDYDMREEPAKPLPREVNALAKGGEKKKLSLSDYKNKKTGATSSTSPPEPSIAKKKESERAGDLSASMGAASDHKPTSESKSASEARKADRPRPRESDPLVDAKQRQGREPAADMRLPPKPPTKHPLPPRPPSPNSKKRVADPDDDLRPQKRSKADTGKHIDDRAPHSRDEAQRRKDRVSSSTPYKDAPSHKDDRLTNSSSLPNGRAILKGAVSSSRNNNTSPASRPRGDSINGIRPTGTGSNRNTPTKLDTSKSSVPPLLSPLHLTFDDRNSENKSQARQEKRRAREDSRERDKSPIRHKKSDSTSEIKRQRSPARIPPLLSPTLPPAVEAALEAALQTRKKIPTESLEAKPLKSKDDKEKELPFKKKKAATDYHSDDDEPLSQKPQKSQKSLIVMIKVPKKLRKDVKRILALSSSTAARKELQAQSQERSAAPEEFIQPPPARKRPVAPTEAAALSETNAQKKPKAADIPSSSRLPAPTTPSKRGATSMSRVSSSNSLAQTPGDAVNATPSASTSSDRRVNGHDVHRSESAEARAMREKEAKFNALGRRLKHEADTAMRGGRRSPGTNGHMREPDLGKGYVISVESLLAFMAGFQAQNIYRGLCNKRSDPTGWMSLFPLLEFIQGQLKRQETHTRRFLPLYALVLHLHTVAITELIRCHVVENSTLPQPDWFALEKKRLKLLSQINEASNNIDTRDLRLSVPSHATLDDMTWASIRILRTWCNGEHVDWAPDGSLKEPVASRGS, from the exons ATGGAAGCGGCGCGGAAGACGATCGAGGTGCTCGGCCAGCGCATCCTGCCAGGACAACCCCATCACTTGGCGTTCCACCCCGAATGGCGATACCGTCCCAACCACGGTGACAGCAGCTCCTTTGAGGAATGGCACCATCCCCGCCTGCAATACCTGACCCTATTGTCCGAAGCCGATCGCGGCGTCCTGCTCACAAAATCCGATTATGACATGCGTGAAGAGCCGGCCAAGCCTCTTCCGCGCGAAGTCAACGCGCTGGCCAAAGGtggtgagaagaagaagttgtcgCTGAGCGActacaagaacaagaagaccGGGGCCACGTCGTCCACGTCGCCGCCAGAGCCCTCaattgccaagaagaaagaaagcgaACGCGCTGGCGACCTGTCGGCCAGTATGGGGGCTGCATCCGACCACAAACCCACATCAGAATCCAAGTCTGCCTCGGAAGCGAGGAAGGCGGACAGACCCAGGCCACGAGAATCAGATCCGCTCGTTGACGCCAAACAGCGACAGGGTCGCGAGCCAGCCGCCGACATGAG ATTACCTCCCAAGCCTCCCACAAAGCACCCATTACCGCCTCGACCACCCTCTCCCAATTCTAAGAAACGCGTGGCAGATCCAGATGACGATTTGCGACCGCAAAAGCGATCCAAGGCTGACACCGGCAAGCACATTGATGACCGGGCACCGCACTCGCGTGATGAAGCGCAGAGACGCAAAGACAGAGTCTCTTCCTCAACGCCTTACAAAGATGCGCCGTCGCATAAAGATGACAGGCTCACCAACTCGTCCTCGCTACCCAATGGCAGAGCCATTCTGAAAGGCGCGGTGAGCTCCAGCCGTAACAACAACACTTCGCCCGCATCTCGCCCTCGGGGCGATTCTATCAATGGCATCCGGCCTACTGGCACAGGAAGCAACCGAAACACGCCCACCAAGCTGGACACGTCAAAATCAAGCGTGCCGCCACTATTATCTCCCCTGCATCTGACTTTTGACGACCGGAACTCCGAGAACAAGTCACAGGCAAggcaggagaagagaagggcgCGGGAAGACTCTCGTGAGCGGGACAAATCTCCCATAAGGCACAAAAAGTCAGACTCCACATCAGAAATCAAGAGACAGAGGTCACCGGCGAGGATTCCTCCGCTGCTCTCGCCGACTTTGCCACCGGCAGTAGAggcggctttggaggctgctTTGCagacgagaaagaaaatacCAACGGAATCGTTGGAAGCCAAGCCCCTCAAGAGCAAGGATGACAAAGAGAAGGAGCTGCCgttcaaaaagaagaaggcggctaCCGATTATCActctgacgacgacgaaCCTCTTTCACAAAAACCACAAAAGTCACAAAAGTCACTCATTGTTATGATCAAAGTGCCCAAGAAACTACGAAAGGACGTCAAGAGGATCCTCGCCTTGTCATCATCTACTGCCGCTCGCAAGGAGTTGCAGGCTCAAAGCCAGGAACGTTCTGCTGCACCTGAAGAATTCATTCAGCCACCCCCCGCAAGGAAACGGCCGGTGGCTCCCACTGAAGCGGCGGCATTATCGGAAACCAACGCACAaaagaagcccaaggctgctgaTATCCCCAGTTCCTCGCGTTTGCCTGCTCCAACGACTCCATCCAAAAGGGGGGCCACCTCCATGTCTCGCGTTAGCTCGAGCAATTCTTTGGCCCAGACCCCTGGAGACGCAGTTAATGCCACTCCATCTGCCTCTACCTCATCGGACCGCCGTGTAAATGGCCACGATGTCCATCGCTCAGAATCTGCCGAGGCTAGGGCTATGCGCGAGAAGGAGGCCAAATTTAACGCTCTGGGACGCCGCCTCAAGCATGAAGCGGATACAGCCATGAGAGGAGGTCGTCGAAGCCCGGGTACCAATGGTCATATGCGTGAGCCTGACCTAGGTAAAGGTTATGTGATTAGTGTGGAGAGTTTGTTGGCTTTCATGGCTGGCTTCCAAGCGCAAAACATTTACCGCGGGCTATGCAATAAGAGGAGCGACCCGACTGGATGGATGAGCCTGTTTCCCCTGCTTGAGTTTATTCAGGGCCAGTTGAAGAGACAGGAGACACATACCCGTCGATTCCTTCCGCTTTATGCActtgttcttcatcttcatacTGTGGCCATCACAGAGCTAATCCGATGCCACGTGGTCGAGAATTCAACTCTTCCGCAGCCAGACTGGTTTGCACTTGAAAAAAAGCGACTGAAGCTTCTTTCTCAAATCAACGAGGCTTCTAACAACATTGATACTCGAGATCTGCGCCTCAGTGTACCATCACACGCAACGCTAGATGATATGACTTGGGCGTCGATCCGGATCCTCAGAACATGGTGTAATGGTGAGCACGTTGATTGGGCCCCCGACGGCAGTCTTAAGGAGCCTGTTGCGTCTCGGGGTTCATGA